One genomic region from Melioribacteraceae bacterium encodes:
- a CDS encoding metallophosphoesterase — protein MNKYFKRTFSALVLIILLILPGTTVAQYVPLKFIVISDIHISNDESKDERLKTFINDINYEKFSDIDFLAITGDNVSSYYSDRNGGDGFDNNRALKLTSILKELKKPYLMALGNHDYKIDRNKDSDAPFTVDEINEIEKLWKEQSGLEPYYSIELNGYKMIVLNSMRGMYLDKRFDPDQLNWLAGQMKDNMPLFLFFHHPLQSDNFKIWAKPKDLATPENEEKFFAILAKYKSNIKGIFVGHGHMWISDTLFNEIPVYETASFGEGNGLNYYLVSIDETGKLTVEKNSK, from the coding sequence ATGAATAAATATTTTAAAAGAACTTTTTCCGCATTGGTTCTCATTATTTTATTGATCCTCCCCGGGACAACAGTTGCACAGTATGTTCCGCTGAAATTTATTGTTATTTCAGATATTCATATCAGCAATGATGAATCAAAGGACGAGCGCCTTAAAACTTTTATAAATGATATCAACTATGAAAAATTTTCTGATATAGATTTTCTTGCAATTACCGGCGATAATGTTTCCAGTTATTATTCCGATAGAAATGGAGGCGATGGATTTGATAACAATCGCGCCTTGAAACTAACGAGTATCTTAAAAGAACTGAAGAAACCGTACCTGATGGCTCTCGGCAATCATGATTATAAAATTGACCGTAACAAAGATTCCGATGCGCCGTTTACTGTTGATGAAATTAATGAAATTGAAAAACTCTGGAAGGAACAATCCGGATTAGAACCCTATTATTCAATTGAATTAAATGGTTACAAAATGATAGTTCTTAATAGTATGCGGGGGATGTATCTTGATAAAAGGTTCGATCCGGATCAGCTCAACTGGCTTGCCGGTCAGATGAAAGACAATATGCCACTGTTTTTATTCTTCCATCATCCGCTCCAGTCGGATAATTTCAAAATCTGGGCGAAACCGAAAGACCTCGCAACACCGGAGAATGAGGAGAAATTCTTTGCAATCCTGGCTAAGTATAAATCTAATATAAAAGGAATCTTTGTCGGTCACGGTCACATGTGGATAAGTGATACTTTGTTTAATGAGATTCCAGTTTATGAAACAGCCTCGTTCGGAGAGGGAAACGGATTAAATTATTATCTGGTATCAATTGATGAAACAGGAAAACTAACAGTAGAAAAAAATTCTAAATAA
- a CDS encoding Gfo/Idh/MocA family oxidoreductase: MMSEEKKQIGLQRRDFIAGLATLPVAGFFGVSLLNQLVFNKKQSEFLESDFNLSDMVSESEDYLHDSEGDVIRVGIIGTGSRGINILESLGFTATGKKNSSYGDLKIHLAGVCDVYDLAAENAVILSRSNSFAKSSDLLPPAKRYRNYQEMLNDKDIDAVIIATPDHWHAKMIIDAASAGKHIYAEKCLTRNIEEVYEIKESLRNRKIVFQYGHQNRQQLSYKVARQIIMQNVLGKVTLLKTHTYRNTPQGAFIRHLGEKIEPEKIDWQQWLGETPYYPFTASRYFGWQKFFEYSGGLPAHMFSHEYDAINQVFKLGIPKSVVAMGGIYFWKDDRNTPDVFQASFEYPDRELILTYDANLANTSTGEYERGAKVKEIVGNDAWMKLGLNISIYPDKNSEKYKEKIERGLIEPGSPFLSFIPGEDKSGVQTITSASKKLYASSGLVSTYRNGKEVDVTYLHFREWFEGIRKGIVVSGTFQTAFEDAITCHMATKSYIEKRRVEWDPVNQKVI; the protein is encoded by the coding sequence ATGATGAGTGAAGAGAAGAAACAAATTGGACTCCAGCGGCGCGATTTTATTGCGGGATTGGCAACTCTTCCGGTTGCCGGATTTTTCGGAGTTTCTTTGCTGAATCAATTAGTATTTAATAAGAAGCAAAGTGAGTTTCTGGAATCCGATTTCAATTTATCCGATATGGTTTCTGAAAGTGAGGATTATTTGCATGATTCGGAAGGTGATGTGATAAGAGTAGGAATAATCGGAACCGGCAGCAGAGGGATCAATATTCTTGAATCTCTCGGATTCACCGCAACAGGAAAAAAAAATAGTTCCTATGGCGATCTTAAAATTCATCTTGCTGGTGTCTGCGATGTTTACGACTTAGCAGCAGAGAACGCGGTTATTTTATCCCGCAGTAATTCATTTGCAAAGAGTTCCGATCTTCTTCCTCCGGCAAAAAGATATAGAAATTATCAGGAGATGCTTAACGATAAAGATATTGATGCGGTGATTATCGCTACGCCAGACCATTGGCATGCGAAAATGATAATCGATGCAGCCTCTGCCGGAAAGCACATCTATGCCGAAAAATGCCTGACCAGAAATATAGAAGAAGTATATGAGATTAAAGAATCTTTGCGAAACCGTAAAATAGTGTTTCAGTACGGACACCAGAACAGGCAGCAGTTGTCCTACAAAGTGGCAAGACAAATTATAATGCAGAATGTTCTCGGCAAGGTCACACTTCTTAAAACACATACATACCGTAATACACCGCAGGGTGCTTTCATAAGGCATCTTGGAGAGAAAATAGAACCGGAGAAGATTGACTGGCAGCAATGGCTTGGCGAAACTCCTTATTACCCGTTTACAGCAAGCAGGTATTTCGGCTGGCAGAAGTTCTTTGAATATAGCGGCGGTTTACCCGCTCACATGTTCTCTCATGAATACGATGCGATCAATCAGGTGTTCAAACTCGGCATCCCAAAGTCGGTTGTGGCTATGGGCGGAATTTATTTCTGGAAGGACGACCGCAATACTCCCGATGTTTTTCAGGCATCCTTTGAATATCCGGATCGGGAATTAATTCTTACCTATGATGCAAACCTTGCAAACACTAGCACCGGCGAATATGAACGAGGAGCTAAAGTAAAAGAGATTGTAGGTAACGACGCCTGGATGAAACTTGGTCTTAATATTTCAATTTATCCCGATAAAAATTCCGAAAAGTATAAAGAAAAAATAGAGCGGGGATTGATTGAACCCGGTTCGCCTTTTCTTTCTTTCATTCCCGGAGAAGATAAAAGCGGAGTGCAGACAATTACCTCGGCTTCCAAAAAGTTATACGCAAGCAGCGGATTGGTTTCTACCTACCGGAATGGTAAAGAGGTTGATGTAACTTATCTGCACTTTCGCGAATGGTTTGAAGGAATTAGAAAAGGAATTGTTGTAAGCGGGACATTTCAAACTGCATTCGAAGACGCGATAACTTGTCATATGGCAACAAAATCATATATCGAAAAAAGAAGAGTTGAATGGGACCCGGTAAATCAAAAGGTTATTTAA
- a CDS encoding right-handed parallel beta-helix repeat-containing protein, protein MKLKLLMLFIFFSEFTFAQIIGPKTAEVKLNQYSKVVYVSESGSDASGSGMKSNPFKSIQKAFSILGKQSAENRCAILVASGKYGGDTIQLEEYIDLYGGFNQVNWLRDVFANASILSADKGKQLFMGADNCRVDGFNIRNNEFRGKGAAIYCNGTSPTITNNVFFRNKTLITENWKPKYRHLVANDGAGIYAENGASPVIKDNLFYENSTECGRGAGIALHKNCNGIISGNVFMNNVVGLNDPERSSEGAVSVFDWSNPLIENNLFLNNSALAANDAGGLFVALWSAPKIKGNIFVNNSATDDAGALFVGGQEHRYDSPLDPIPPKEKFFVEIDRNLFVANSNSSRNSGAFRVTMESRGSFTNNICAYNTGAYFQRSEMGIYNNTLLENFILIETKEGLGKSFVSNNIIWGELNIDAPAEISNNNSRKEITGKDNISKDPLFIKDSFRIEPILTPFNNINQTTMLLISNSNYKENELAGRVVKAGNKWSVIKSNKGNSIEVWGDLSGELEVFVLSSFQVDKNSPCIDSGKNIEMVKTDYIGTPRPVKAKSSLKHDIGAYEYKPVSKGVK, encoded by the coding sequence ATGAAACTGAAATTGTTAATGCTGTTTATTTTTTTTAGTGAGTTCACATTTGCTCAAATTATTGGACCCAAGACTGCAGAAGTAAAATTAAATCAGTATTCAAAGGTGGTGTATGTATCGGAATCGGGTTCGGATGCTTCCGGCAGTGGAATGAAATCTAATCCATTCAAGTCAATTCAAAAAGCTTTTTCAATTCTTGGAAAGCAATCGGCTGAAAATAGATGTGCAATATTAGTCGCTTCAGGAAAATACGGCGGGGATACAATTCAATTAGAAGAGTATATAGATCTTTATGGAGGTTTTAATCAGGTAAATTGGTTAAGAGATGTTTTTGCAAACGCTTCCATCCTCTCTGCTGATAAAGGGAAGCAGCTTTTTATGGGAGCTGATAATTGCCGGGTGGACGGCTTTAATATCCGGAACAATGAATTCAGGGGAAAAGGAGCCGCAATCTATTGCAACGGCACTTCACCGACTATTACAAATAATGTTTTCTTCAGAAATAAAACTCTTATTACAGAAAACTGGAAGCCAAAGTACCGTCATCTCGTAGCTAACGACGGTGCCGGTATTTATGCTGAGAACGGTGCTTCGCCCGTTATTAAAGATAATCTGTTTTATGAAAACAGCACGGAATGCGGTAGAGGCGCCGGCATCGCTCTTCATAAAAACTGTAACGGCATTATTTCCGGAAATGTTTTTATGAATAATGTTGTTGGACTTAATGATCCAGAACGAAGCAGCGAAGGCGCTGTCTCGGTTTTTGATTGGTCAAATCCATTAATTGAAAATAACCTGTTTCTGAATAATAGCGCATTGGCTGCTAATGATGCCGGCGGTTTATTTGTGGCACTCTGGTCTGCACCTAAAATTAAAGGTAATATTTTTGTAAATAATTCTGCAACTGACGATGCCGGTGCGCTTTTTGTGGGCGGACAGGAACACCGTTATGACTCACCACTGGACCCCATTCCTCCCAAAGAAAAATTCTTTGTGGAAATTGATCGGAATTTATTTGTAGCTAATTCAAATTCAAGCCGGAATTCTGGCGCTTTCCGTGTTACTATGGAATCAAGGGGTAGCTTTACTAATAATATCTGTGCCTATAATACAGGTGCTTATTTCCAGAGAAGTGAAATGGGAATTTATAATAATACACTATTGGAAAATTTTATTCTTATTGAAACGAAAGAAGGACTTGGGAAATCTTTTGTTTCTAATAATATTATCTGGGGCGAACTTAATATTGATGCCCCGGCAGAAATTTCGAATAATAATTCCAGAAAGGAAATTACAGGTAAAGATAATATTTCCAAGGATCCGCTTTTCATTAAAGACAGTTTCAGGATTGAACCGATTTTAACGCCGTTCAATAATATTAATCAAACTACTATGCTGCTGATATCTAATTCCAATTATAAAGAGAATGAACTTGCTGGTCGTGTTGTTAAAGCCGGAAATAAATGGAGTGTAATTAAATCAAATAAAGGAAACAGCATAGAAGTCTGGGGAGATTTATCTGGAGAGCTTGAGGTTTTTGTTCTATCATCATTTCAAGTTGATAAAAATTCTCCTTGCATCGATTCCGGGAAAAATATTGAAATGGTGAAAACAGATTACATCGGGACACCCCGCCCTGTAAAAGCAAAATCCTCTCTTAAACATGATATCGGTGCATACGAATACAAACCAGTGTCGAAAGGAGTAAAGTAA
- a CDS encoding sulfatase-like hydrolase/transferase, with product MRNESFSNSINRRDFIKRSAMAAVAFNIVGCSPRKEKPNLLFIWTDQQRADTMAIYGNKKIEVPNLNKLASQSIVLQNPYVTQPVCTPSRSSVMTGLYPHSNGCLDNNVPLPGNILCTPEIINDPDYRTAYYGKWHLGDELFAQHGFEEWISIEDIYNQHFSEGRNKSLVSDYSNYLKSAGYKPDGDRGEFTRDYASKLPIEHCKPKFLEIKACDFLKRNKNNPFILYVNFLEPHPPFNGPLNDKYDPDYIDLPPNFDDDLEEDEPLRYRMIREKLFNEKYKGEPLRTAQDWRKMKSKYWGLVSQVDLSIGAILKNVEDLGLAENTIVIFTSDHGEMMGAHKLLNKTVMYEEAVKVPWLMKFPHLNSKHQFVKGRFGHIDLLPTILDTMDCRHKLQGESLMPVLNGSSKPLKDVFIEWNNKDRDDELNTRIKSVTESEIQNAKNAFIRTVITQDGWKLCWADKDKSQLFDLNQDPYETTNLFYKPDYSEKVVQLKEKIRNWQHETKDELKMV from the coding sequence ATGAGAAATGAATCATTTAGCAATTCGATTAACCGCAGAGACTTTATTAAGAGATCTGCTATGGCGGCAGTAGCTTTTAATATTGTCGGGTGCAGTCCTAGAAAGGAAAAACCGAACCTGTTATTCATCTGGACTGATCAGCAAAGAGCTGATACAATGGCTATATACGGAAATAAAAAAATTGAAGTCCCTAATCTTAACAAACTTGCAAGCCAGTCTATTGTTCTGCAAAATCCTTACGTCACTCAACCGGTTTGCACCCCTTCACGTTCATCTGTAATGACAGGACTTTATCCGCATAGTAACGGCTGCCTCGATAATAACGTCCCTTTACCCGGCAATATTCTTTGTACACCTGAAATAATAAATGATCCCGATTATAGAACAGCTTATTACGGCAAATGGCATCTGGGCGATGAACTGTTTGCGCAGCATGGTTTTGAAGAATGGATTAGCATCGAAGATATATATAATCAGCACTTCAGCGAAGGACGCAATAAAAGTCTTGTTAGCGACTATTCCAATTATCTCAAATCCGCTGGATATAAACCGGATGGTGATCGCGGCGAATTTACAAGGGACTATGCATCAAAACTTCCAATAGAGCATTGTAAACCGAAATTCCTGGAAATAAAAGCCTGCGACTTCTTAAAACGGAATAAGAATAATCCATTTATCCTCTATGTTAATTTTTTAGAACCTCATCCTCCTTTCAACGGTCCTCTTAATGATAAATATGATCCGGATTATATTGACCTGCCGCCCAACTTTGATGATGATCTTGAAGAAGATGAACCATTGCGATACCGTATGATTAGAGAAAAACTATTCAATGAAAAGTATAAAGGTGAACCACTTAGAACTGCACAGGACTGGCGCAAAATGAAATCCAAATATTGGGGACTGGTATCTCAAGTGGATTTAAGTATTGGGGCAATATTAAAAAACGTTGAGGATCTTGGTCTGGCAGAAAATACAATCGTCATTTTCACAAGCGATCACGGCGAAATGATGGGAGCTCATAAACTGTTAAACAAAACAGTTATGTATGAAGAGGCGGTTAAAGTTCCCTGGCTTATGAAGTTCCCTCATCTTAACAGCAAACATCAGTTTGTGAAAGGAAGATTCGGTCATATCGATCTGCTGCCTACAATTCTTGATACAATGGATTGCAGACATAAACTTCAGGGTGAAAGTTTGATGCCCGTTCTAAATGGTTCCAGTAAACCTTTGAAGGATGTTTTTATCGAGTGGAATAATAAAGACAGAGATGATGAATTAAATACTAGAATAAAAAGTGTAACTGAAAGTGAAATCCAAAATGCCAAAAATGCTTTTATCCGGACCGTCATCACTCAGGACGGATGGAAACTTTGCTGGGCAGATAAGGACAAAAGCCAGCTGTTCGACTTGAATCAAGATCCGTATGAAACAACAAATCTGTTTTATAAACCAGATTACTCTGAAAAAGTTGTTCAGTTAAAAGAAAAAATAAGAAACTGGCAGCACGAAACGAAAGATGAATTAAAAATGGTGTAA
- a CDS encoding SUMF1/EgtB/PvdO family nonheme iron enzyme, translated as MIKIDKGNFLMGDLSGKGQFDEYPTRNVKISSDFYISETEITIEQYRQFKREYNGFESYSPYATGISWYDAEEFCKWLSAKEGKHYRLPTEAEWEYVCRAGTTSDFSSGEKRPDHETPNQFGIKNMHSGPIEWCYDWYGDYPFIDQTDPIGLSWGFSKVVRGGLPDNKLKVYDYPNEYYSRSANRSSIAPSFNSFVNKSGESRSEKTIEGYDQFMPGLVGIIYDDKEMQKPVAISRINELNSDRTDWQNLDDFTAMWIGQIASPVTANVTISVEVDAGIRLRIDGMTIIDGWGLDKDRSGEFFFRAGKRYQIEVDYIKMKGRHSFMRFYWSIDDKSMESIPSDAFTCTTNDNIEIESRFSSMLTARLNSASIGFRVVQAPMPDSKPIQFDPPFNMQGVKQNFDRSNFRKINKPYFRKRFLLPIPPENVDKEIRNAAGIDLYFSRHNHDPGMMALPNGDLLYIFYTSTYEDEPEVALAAMRLRYGADEWDWPSRFLDFADVNDVAPLCWNDNGNLWLFFGNIHLDGRYPFQWINSTDNGATWSSVKYPEMINEFGPHTPQPINSAFRDKNNNIFFGMDGLGPSSLLVTSADNGKTWFDTGGRTGGRHTSFIRLKSGDIAGYGGKQSDIDGFMPLSVSNDMGVTWKISSTQFSTLGTNQRPTIMRLSSGRLFLASDFQRSDGFQPPDIKERGAFVALSDDEGKSWHIKKIPGGQEHESEIRRMEMKGETLGYSVASQTPDGMIHLMASMTHPCLHFEFNEEWILDSSYSIINENDLLQPKTKKFNDVKNYKEYYDNGKIKIEYSGGFGDDGRFLLHGKETWYYMNGSKQYEVNYNMGRKNGMESYWNLNGLKLWEWNHQENSFSIWTQWWPNGVKRSESNWKNLRCEGKARVWDSKGKLISDSVFTDGEFTK; from the coding sequence ATGATCAAGATTGACAAAGGAAATTTTTTAATGGGCGATTTATCCGGTAAAGGACAGTTTGATGAATATCCAACAAGGAATGTTAAGATCAGCAGTGATTTTTATATCTCCGAAACAGAAATCACTATCGAGCAATATCGTCAGTTTAAAAGAGAATATAATGGATTTGAAAGTTACTCACCTTATGCTACTGGTATAAGCTGGTATGATGCAGAGGAATTTTGTAAATGGTTGAGTGCTAAGGAAGGGAAACATTATCGACTTCCAACCGAAGCGGAATGGGAATATGTATGCAGAGCCGGAACTACTTCAGATTTTTCATCAGGTGAAAAAAGACCCGATCATGAAACGCCAAATCAGTTCGGTATTAAGAATATGCACTCCGGTCCAATCGAATGGTGTTACGACTGGTATGGTGATTATCCGTTTATAGACCAGACAGATCCAATCGGTTTATCGTGGGGATTTTCAAAGGTTGTCCGCGGCGGTTTGCCCGATAATAAATTAAAAGTATATGACTATCCAAACGAATATTATTCACGTTCCGCAAATCGCTCATCAATAGCGCCTTCATTTAATTCATTCGTTAATAAGAGCGGTGAAAGCAGATCCGAAAAAACTATCGAAGGATATGATCAATTCATGCCCGGTTTGGTTGGTATTATTTATGATGACAAAGAAATGCAAAAACCCGTTGCCATATCCCGGATAAATGAATTGAATTCGGATCGGACTGACTGGCAGAACCTGGATGATTTTACCGCAATGTGGATCGGTCAGATCGCTTCTCCTGTTACCGCGAATGTTACAATTTCGGTTGAAGTTGATGCCGGCATCAGATTAAGAATTGATGGAATGACTATAATTGATGGATGGGGACTAGATAAAGACCGAAGCGGAGAATTTTTCTTCCGGGCCGGAAAGCGGTATCAGATTGAAGTCGACTATATCAAAATGAAAGGTCGGCATTCCTTTATGCGCTTCTATTGGAGTATTGATGACAAGTCAATGGAATCCATTCCTTCGGATGCCTTTACCTGCACGACGAATGATAATATTGAGATTGAATCCAGATTTTCAAGTATGCTTACCGCAAGATTAAACTCTGCAAGCATTGGATTCAGAGTAGTTCAAGCACCCATGCCCGATTCTAAACCGATTCAGTTTGATCCTCCGTTTAATATGCAGGGAGTAAAACAGAATTTCGATAGATCTAATTTCAGAAAAATAAATAAACCTTACTTCAGAAAAAGATTTCTTCTCCCCATTCCACCAGAAAATGTGGATAAAGAAATTCGGAATGCTGCCGGTATCGACCTTTACTTCTCGCGCCATAACCATGACCCCGGGATGATGGCTCTTCCCAACGGCGATCTTCTCTATATCTTCTACACATCAACTTACGAGGACGAACCTGAAGTAGCCCTTGCGGCAATGAGACTGAGATACGGAGCAGATGAGTGGGACTGGCCTTCACGCTTTCTCGATTTTGCCGATGTAAACGATGTTGCACCTCTCTGCTGGAATGATAACGGTAATCTCTGGCTCTTCTTCGGGAATATCCATCTCGACGGGCGGTATCCGTTTCAATGGATCAATTCGACCGATAACGGTGCTACATGGAGCAGTGTGAAGTATCCTGAAATGATAAATGAATTCGGACCTCATACACCCCAGCCGATTAACTCGGCTTTCAGAGACAAGAACAATAATATCTTTTTCGGAATGGATGGATTAGGTCCTTCATCGCTTCTCGTTACATCTGCAGATAATGGAAAAACCTGGTTCGATACTGGCGGAAGAACAGGTGGAAGACATACATCTTTTATACGTTTGAAGAGCGGGGATATTGCCGGCTACGGCGGCAAACAATCTGATATTGATGGATTTATGCCTCTCTCAGTTTCTAACGACATGGGAGTAACCTGGAAAATTTCCTCGACACAGTTTTCGACGCTTGGTACCAATCAGCGTCCGACAATCATGCGGCTTTCAAGCGGCAGATTGTTCTTAGCAAGCGATTTTCAGAGATCCGATGGATTTCAACCGCCTGATATTAAAGAGCGAGGTGCATTTGTTGCTTTATCGGATGATGAAGGAAAATCATGGCATATTAAAAAAATTCCGGGCGGTCAGGAACACGAATCAGAAATTAGAAGGATGGAAATGAAGGGCGAAACCCTCGGTTATTCTGTTGCTTCGCAAACTCCCGATGGTATGATCCATCTTATGGCTTCTATGACCCATCCCTGCCTCCACTTCGAATTTAATGAAGAGTGGATTCTTGATTCATCGTATTCTATTATAAACGAAAATGATCTTCTACAACCGAAAACAAAAAAGTTTAATGATGTAAAAAATTATAAAGAGTACTATGACAACGGTAAAATAAAAATCGAATACTCGGGCGGATTTGGTGATGATGGAAGATTTCTTCTGCATGGTAAAGAAACATGGTATTATATGAATGGAAGTAAACAGTACGAAGTTAATTATAATATGGGCAGAAAGAATGGAATGGAATCATATTGGAATTTGAACGGATTGAAACTTTGGGAGTGGAATCATCAAGAGAATAGTTTTTCTATATGGACACAGTGGTGGCCCAATGGAGTCAAAAGATCAGAATCAAATTGGAAAAATTTAAGGTGTGAAGGAAAAGCGAGAGTATGGGACTCAAAGGGAAAATTAATTAGCGATTCAGTTTTTACTGATGGTGAATTTACAAAGTAA
- a CDS encoding DoxX family membrane protein: MNSPKIEYSKSQLLSLVVLRVLIGWHLLYEGIVKLLNPDWSAESFLRDSKWILSGFLNWIADSKLLLQVTDFLNVWGLILIGLGLMTGFLTRTSTVAGILLIGLYYLAAPPLTGLTYMLPPEGSYMIVNKNLIEIAALVIILFFPTSGIVGLDRIVQKIKGKNDE, encoded by the coding sequence ATGAACTCACCAAAAATAGAATATTCAAAGAGCCAGTTGTTATCCCTGGTGGTTCTTAGAGTTCTGATAGGCTGGCATCTGCTTTATGAGGGGATTGTAAAACTATTAAATCCCGATTGGTCCGCCGAATCATTTCTACGTGATTCAAAATGGATCCTTTCAGGTTTTCTAAACTGGATTGCTGATTCCAAATTGCTTTTACAAGTTACTGATTTCCTCAATGTTTGGGGATTGATTCTAATCGGTCTCGGATTGATGACCGGTTTTTTAACCCGTACATCAACAGTCGCCGGAATTCTGTTGATCGGTTTATATTATCTGGCCGCACCGCCTCTAACCGGATTAACTTATATGCTTCCGCCTGAAGGGAGTTATATGATAGTTAATAAAAATCTGATTGAAATTGCCGCCCTGGTAATTATCCTGTTTTTCCCGACGTCGGGAATTGTTGGACTGGATCGGATAGTTCAAAAAATTAAAGGTAAGAATGATGAGTGA
- a CDS encoding sialidase family protein, with the protein MKIFLRTLIISLLVVVSNFGQQPEGINHTVVAIEKGKFHGWPANNGIWIWGNEILVGLTQTDYEETESHNIKNDSPLLSKLARSKDGGKTWTVFDPVNYVGDNGKKTKLTEPINFLKEGFALRVSSDTYHGNKDPEGQFFYSYDKGNTWNGPFYLGEVSKLSRFNGYILTPRTDYLVLDEKECLIFISSRIPDTGMSDKISVIRTADGGLTFQSIADYVVPASDPHRAAMPNTVRISDNELLMSVRRRVIADNTKNWLDLYYSNDLGKTWEFRSKIGDTGAYNGNPPSIVKLNDGRLCAVYGDRNSNRIVGRYSSDNGKSWTNEFIIRDDFYTRERQDMKDLGYCRVVQNSNGEIVAVYYWATKENPEQHIAASIWKP; encoded by the coding sequence ATGAAAATATTTTTAAGAACTCTGATAATATCACTTTTGGTTGTAGTTTCTAATTTCGGTCAGCAGCCTGAGGGGATAAATCATACTGTCGTTGCTATTGAAAAAGGAAAATTTCACGGATGGCCTGCTAATAACGGAATCTGGATCTGGGGGAATGAAATACTTGTCGGTCTCACCCAGACAGATTATGAGGAAACTGAAAGTCACAACATTAAAAATGATTCACCTCTGCTTAGTAAACTGGCTAGAAGCAAGGATGGCGGTAAAACCTGGACGGTTTTTGATCCGGTTAACTATGTTGGAGATAATGGTAAGAAAACAAAATTAACAGAACCAATTAATTTTTTGAAAGAGGGTTTTGCTCTTCGTGTATCAAGCGATACCTATCATGGTAATAAAGACCCTGAAGGTCAGTTCTTCTATTCTTATGACAAAGGTAATACATGGAATGGTCCGTTTTATCTGGGAGAAGTTTCAAAACTTTCGCGATTCAACGGATACATCTTAACACCGCGCACAGATTATTTAGTCCTTGACGAGAAAGAATGTTTGATCTTTATTTCATCCCGGATTCCGGATACCGGAATGTCTGATAAAATTTCTGTTATTCGTACTGCTGACGGCGGACTGACTTTTCAGTCGATTGCAGACTACGTTGTACCAGCATCCGATCCTCATCGTGCAGCCATGCCGAATACCGTTCGCATCTCGGATAACGAACTTTTAATGTCTGTAAGAAGAAGAGTAATTGCCGATAACACAAAAAACTGGCTCGATCTTTATTACTCAAATGACCTGGGAAAAACCTGGGAATTCAGAAGTAAAATAGGTGATACCGGTGCTTACAACGGTAATCCACCCTCAATTGTAAAATTGAATGATGGCCGTTTATGCGCGGTCTATGGCGATAGAAACTCTAATAGAATTGTCGGCAGGTATAGCTCTGATAACGGTAAATCCTGGACTAACGAATTCATAATACGAGACGACTTCTATACCCGTGAAAGACAGGATATGAAGGATCTCGGTTATTGCCGTGTCGTACAAAACAGCAATGGTGAAATTGTTGCCGTCTATTATTGGGCCACGAAGGAAAACCCGGAACAGCATATTGCCGCTTCTATCTGGAAGCCGTGA
- a CDS encoding cupin domain-containing protein yields MIIRYFTEGEKLDVAGLNEITVLIDRSETELTEVGWNCWTPNQDGPPHKHNDKTQLFYVTNGVGKIHLGNDVYDASPGDLAYVPAGLVHQTITTTSEKLCYMLFNVFISQDKEGHASFADHIEKVKQIRKLQAESGKSEVSEGDSMIEVLPGKFFNNILSISKPELINKHSVTLIPRTNNINLELNLVRRYVGENNEIEMHDEKEQTFFILEGSGTVTVGNETAHVKAGSVIAIPRNVYHKAEAGNEDLYYLCLNSFSIT; encoded by the coding sequence ATGATTATACGCTATTTCACTGAAGGGGAAAAACTTGATGTAGCCGGATTAAACGAAATAACAGTACTGATCGATCGGAGTGAAACTGAATTGACTGAAGTTGGATGGAATTGCTGGACTCCGAATCAGGACGGTCCGCCTCATAAACACAATGATAAAACTCAATTATTCTATGTTACCAATGGAGTCGGAAAAATTCATTTAGGGAATGATGTATATGATGCTTCACCGGGAGATCTGGCATATGTTCCAGCCGGATTAGTTCACCAGACAATTACAACCACAAGCGAAAAACTCTGCTATATGCTCTTTAATGTATTTATAAGTCAGGATAAGGAAGGTCATGCAAGTTTTGCTGACCATATTGAAAAAGTCAAACAGATCAGAAAACTCCAGGCAGAATCAGGTAAATCGGAAGTTTCAGAAGGTGATTCAATGATTGAAGTTTTACCCGGGAAATTTTTCAACAATATTTTGAGTATAAGTAAACCTGAATTGATTAATAAACACTCAGTCACATTGATACCCCGTACAAATAACATTAATCTCGAATTAAATCTTGTACGCAGATATGTCGGCGAGAACAACGAAATTGAAATGCACGATGAAAAGGAGCAGACATTTTTTATCCTTGAAGGTAGTGGAACTGTAACAGTCGGAAATGAAACAGCCCATGTAAAAGCCGGAAGCGTTATTGCAATACCAAGAAATGTTTATCATAAAGCGGAAGCCGGTAACGAGGATCTCTATTATCTCTGCCTAAATAGTTTTTCAATTACTTAA